TCAGAACCTTGTAAAGTGGGCCTTCAACGACGATATTGATACGGGGATTTTTCGTGGGCATGACACACCTCCGATACAAAGGAAGTGTATCACTTGTGTGGAACTACGGCAACCTTGACACGTTTGTGCGCATTTGCGTTAAGCGTGAGGGCGACAAATCTCAAATGACTTACGCACACACGTATTCTCTCCTGGCTCCTGGATTCTGGCTACTGCTCCCCTCAACCTTTCCGCCTTTCATGATATTCCCGCGCCAGGGCGCAGCCGTCGGCTAAAAGTTCATCCAGCTTGGCCCTGATCCCGCTGCCGTCCGACGGCTGGTATTCCTCCAGCCTCTCGGTGTACTCCGGCAGCCGGTACAGGAAATCTCCGATTGTCTCTCTCGTCACCCGGAAAACCCCCTTGCCGTAACCCTGATCGTCCAGCATGAAGGCGTTGAGTTCCTGTTCGAACTGCCCTTTCGTGGGAAGGGCCAGGTACGGCTTTTTCAGGTTGAGGGCCTCGGTGATGAGGGTAAAACCCGCCGAGGCCATGACAGCCTTGCAGGTGGCCAGGTCGTTGACGAACCCCTCCCGGGAGAACCCCTTGTATTCGATATTGCCCTCGACCCCCTCCCTGCCCTGGCCGTAGACGTGGAACCTCTCCCGTGGGTATTCCCGGAGCCGCCCCACGAAGGAATCCGCACCCTTAGTGAAGTAGACCACGATGTGATCGCCTCTTGAGGGAACGGCAGACTGGACAGTCGGCCGGATGAGGGGCGGGAAGGAAAAGGTCCGGTCGTTGGTCAAGGGAGCGAAGTGGAAGGTGGTCACCAGGCTCACGTCGGGACGGGGGATCATGGCCCGGATGATGGCCTTCGTCAGGGCCATGCCGGGAACCAGCCTTTCGGGGACAGCCAGCTCCATGTACCGCATACGGTGCTGGTTATCCAGAGTGATGAGGGGAATGTCGAAGTAGTTGGCCAGGTAGGCGGTCATGGGCTCAAAGTCGGTGATCACCGCCTCGGGACTAAATTCCTTGAACAGGACTTCTTTAAGTTCCCTTGACCTGGCGTGACCCCTGGGGATCCTTGCCAGGTTCTCGGTGATGGTTTTTGTGACGGAAACCTCGTTGTCCACCTGGCCGATGGTCAACCCCTCGGTCTGGAAAACGTCGAACCGGTCCTTGAGGTCCCGGTAGCTCCGGTCGTACCCGACGACCCTGACGTCGTGACCCTGCTCGACGAGGTGCGGGAGGACGGACATGGCCCGGGAGGTGTGCCCGGACCCCTCACCCGATACGCCGTAAACGATAAGGGACAATGGTAAAACTCCTTATTGGAATAGAGAAGGTGGAAGGTGGAAGGTGGAAGGTGGAAGAGATCGTTTGAACCTTGCCTTGCTTCCCCATTCCGACTTCCCTATTCCCTATTCCCTATTCCTTCCGCGCCCTGCGCCCATGCGCCCCTGCGCCCCTGCTCCCATGCTCCCTTCCCCGACACCCCGATACAGCTAATTGCCCGCCGGGAATATGCGGGCGATTAGTTCAGAAGTCTCCTCCAGCCACACCTTACGCTCCTCCTCCGTGCTGGTCACCACCACACCGAAGTTGCGGCGGTGAAATTCGGTCACCCCGCACAGGTCGAAGATGCACGTCTTCCAGAGGTTCTTCAACGGGTCGCCGAAGACTTCCTGCTCCCTTTTCTCCGGCGTGTTTGAGGTGTTAAACACAACCGCCGTCTTTGCTTTGAGCAGGCCCACGGGAACCCCTTCCCCGCCGTCACCCTCCTCGAACTCGTAGGCGACGCCGGGCCGGACGACCCGGTCCACCCAGCCTTTAAGGATCGCCGGGGGCATGCCCCACCAGTTGGGGTGCACCAGGACGATGCCGTCTGCA
The sequence above is a segment of the bacterium genome. Coding sequences within it:
- a CDS encoding glycosyltransferase family protein; the encoded protein is MSLIVYGVSGEGSGHTSRAMSVLPHLVEQGHDVRVVGYDRSYRDLKDRFDVFQTEGLTIGQVDNEVSVTKTITENLARIPRGHARSRELKEVLFKEFSPEAVITDFEPMTAYLANYFDIPLITLDNQHRMRYMELAVPERLVPGMALTKAIIRAMIPRPDVSLVTTFHFAPLTNDRTFSFPPLIRPTVQSAVPSRGDHIVVYFTKGADSFVGRLREYPRERFHVYGQGREGVEGNIEYKGFSREGFVNDLATCKAVMASAGFTLITEALNLKKPYLALPTKGQFEQELNAFMLDDQGYGKGVFRVTRETIGDFLYRLPEYTERLEEYQPSDGSGIRAKLDELLADGCALAREYHERRKG
- a CDS encoding NAD(P)H-dependent oxidoreductase yields the protein MNVLVILAHPTPGSFNHAIAETVVLTLERLGHSGVFHDLYAERFDPVLPTDEIVRDVVLDPMVAEHCQQLAAADGIVLVHPNWWGMPPAILKGWVDRVVRPGVAYEFEEGDGGEGVPVGLLKAKTAVVFNTSNTPEKREQEVFGDPLKNLWKTCIFDLCGVTEFHRRNFGVVVTSTEEERKVWLEETSELIARIFPAGN